In the genome of Paenibacillus pabuli, one region contains:
- a CDS encoding chromate transporter has protein sequence MLQTWWELFWGFFVANILGYGGGPASIPLMQEEVVNHYKWMTTEQFGDVLAIGNALPGPIATKIAAFVGYQVAGWFGAFIASFATVVPSAVALILLLRLLNKHRTSPKVKGMTLLVQPVIAVLMILLTWEFGQVSTNSIGIWQTLIIAGISLWVMTKTKLHPAILIVIAFAYGALVLSHTM, from the coding sequence ATGCTTCAGACATGGTGGGAATTGTTTTGGGGATTTTTTGTAGCCAATATCTTGGGATACGGGGGCGGCCCCGCCTCCATTCCGTTAATGCAGGAAGAAGTGGTTAATCACTATAAGTGGATGACTACAGAACAATTCGGGGATGTACTTGCCATCGGTAATGCGCTTCCGGGTCCGATTGCTACCAAAATTGCCGCATTTGTCGGTTATCAGGTAGCTGGCTGGTTTGGCGCATTCATCGCCAGTTTTGCTACCGTTGTGCCTTCGGCTGTCGCGTTAATTTTGCTGCTTCGCTTACTGAACAAGCATCGTACTTCACCAAAAGTGAAAGGCATGACCTTGCTTGTACAACCGGTTATCGCTGTACTTATGATCCTGCTTACATGGGAATTCGGTCAGGTATCCACCAATTCCATCGGCATTTGGCAGACATTGATCATTGCAGGAATCTCGCTCTGGGTCATGACAAAGACCAAGCTGCATCCAGCCATCCTCATCGTCATTGCGTTTGCATACGGTGCACTGGTTCTGTCTCATACGATGTAA
- a CDS encoding chromate transporter, with protein sequence MSWKDYNGLVMGMVRTGILGYGGGPSVIPLIRYEAVTRYKWVSDDEFGEILAIANALPGPIATKMAAYLGYKTKGVLGAIVSVLAHILPTSIAIIALLGSMYALRESKIVAGMVAAVRPVIFVMLGMMAYEFAKKAWKGLGTTFAALFGVLAFVLLQLLNIHPGIVIAVFLGYGVFHLDVVQRFKSKRNSDKGVS encoded by the coding sequence ATGAGTTGGAAAGATTACAACGGTCTCGTCATGGGGATGGTACGAACCGGAATATTGGGATATGGCGGCGGCCCTTCGGTTATTCCGCTGATCCGTTATGAGGCCGTTACCCGCTATAAATGGGTGAGCGATGATGAGTTTGGCGAGATTTTGGCCATTGCCAACGCTCTGCCTGGTCCCATTGCCACCAAGATGGCCGCGTATCTCGGGTACAAAACCAAGGGCGTGCTGGGCGCGATTGTGTCCGTCCTGGCCCACATTTTGCCGACGAGCATCGCCATCATTGCGCTGCTTGGTTCCATGTACGCGCTGCGCGAATCGAAAATCGTAGCAGGCATGGTCGCAGCTGTTCGCCCGGTCATTTTTGTCATGCTCGGCATGATGGCTTACGAATTCGCCAAGAAAGCATGGAAGGGACTCGGTACAACCTTTGCCGCCCTGTTCGGTGTCCTTGCCTTTGTACTGCTGCAGCTGCTCAATATTCACCCCGGTATTGTGATTGCCGTCTTCCTCGGCTATGGCGTCTTCCATCTGGATGTCGTCCAACGTTTCAAATCCAAACGTAATTCCGACAAGGGGGTGTCCTAA
- a CDS encoding Lrp/AsnC family transcriptional regulator — protein MSEKRSSKGGEIPQMHNLDAMDRKIIAALHQNSRISYTDLGAQIGLSRVAVQARINALSEKGIIERFTVVINPGKVGLQVSAFFNVDVEPLFLDEVAAKLDEEPAVTSLYHMTGPSTLHMHGIFADMEEMEQFLLEKLYKMPGIVKVESQLLLKRYKSRMGMRL, from the coding sequence ATGTCAGAGAAACGCTCCTCCAAGGGAGGAGAAATCCCGCAAATGCACAATCTGGATGCAATGGATCGTAAAATCATTGCCGCTCTTCACCAAAATAGCCGGATATCCTACACCGATCTGGGTGCACAGATCGGTTTGTCCCGCGTGGCCGTTCAGGCCCGCATTAATGCTTTATCCGAGAAGGGAATTATCGAACGCTTCACCGTGGTCATCAATCCGGGCAAAGTCGGACTTCAGGTATCTGCCTTTTTCAATGTCGATGTAGAACCGTTATTTCTGGATGAAGTGGCTGCGAAACTGGACGAAGAACCCGCAGTAACCAGCCTCTATCATATGACAGGCCCAAGTACTCTGCACATGCATGGTATTTTTGCAGATATGGAAGAGATGGAGCAGTTCCTGCTGGAGAAGCTCTACAAGATGCCGGGCATCGTCAAGGTAGAATCACAGCTGTTGTTAAAACGATATAAAAGCCGAATGGGCATGAGACTCTAG
- a CDS encoding PAS domain-containing sensor histidine kinase, with protein MSSTRKNRLSGLADQPVRQLLEEIDSHITDTEFRSRLKGSLHQLSDLKFALDESSIVALTDRKGKIQYVNDKFCEISQYDREELIGQDHRIINSGYHGKNFMKNLWETISSGRVWNGEIRNRARDGSHYWVNTTIVPFLDNDGEPYQYLAVRSEVTKLKRVEAELQTMMTQVMNIQEEERRRISRELHDGIGQSLFSLVIQMDRLLADQPQSGVEALRKQVTGIMEDVRGMAWELRPSVLDDLGVVPAIRTYIENYTRHYGIEVELECNLRRRLEMNREIAMYRIIQEALTNVAKYADVSEAHVTVEDSEEATVVKIVDQGAGFNGATAGNGVGLFSMEERARGAGGTLTVSSEPGEGTIVTLCLPKTIQ; from the coding sequence TTGAGTAGTACACGCAAAAACAGACTTAGCGGGCTTGCAGATCAGCCTGTACGTCAGTTACTGGAGGAAATCGACAGTCACATTACGGATACTGAATTCCGAAGCAGACTGAAAGGTTCCCTGCATCAACTCAGTGATCTGAAGTTTGCCCTCGATGAGTCATCGATCGTTGCCCTCACGGACCGCAAAGGAAAGATCCAGTATGTGAACGATAAATTTTGCGAAATCTCCCAATATGACCGGGAAGAGTTGATTGGTCAGGATCATCGGATCATTAATTCAGGTTATCATGGTAAAAATTTTATGAAAAACTTATGGGAAACCATCTCCTCCGGGCGCGTGTGGAACGGTGAGATCCGTAACCGTGCCAGGGATGGCAGCCATTATTGGGTGAATACAACCATCGTGCCTTTTCTTGATAACGATGGTGAACCCTATCAGTACTTGGCCGTTCGTAGTGAGGTAACCAAGCTGAAGCGAGTCGAAGCCGAATTACAGACAATGATGACCCAGGTCATGAACATTCAGGAAGAGGAACGTCGCCGCATCTCCCGTGAACTGCATGACGGCATTGGACAGAGTCTCTTCTCCCTCGTCATTCAGATGGATCGCCTTCTGGCTGACCAGCCCCAATCGGGCGTGGAAGCACTGCGAAAACAGGTTACAGGTATTATGGAGGATGTACGCGGCATGGCATGGGAGCTGAGACCCTCCGTACTGGATGACTTGGGTGTCGTTCCTGCCATTCGCACGTATATTGAGAACTATACACGCCACTACGGGATTGAAGTGGAACTGGAATGCAATCTGCGAAGACGACTTGAGATGAACCGGGAGATTGCCATGTACCGCATTATTCAGGAGGCGTTAACCAATGTGGCGAAGTACGCCGATGTGTCAGAGGCACATGTGACGGTGGAAGATTCGGAAGAAGCAACCGTTGTGAAAATCGTGGACCAAGGCGCAGGGTTCAATGGCGCAACAGCTGGTAACGGCGTTGGTCTATTTAGCATGGAGGAGCGAGCCCGTGGAGCTGGAGGTACTTTAACGGTATCTTCCGAGCCTGGAGAAGGAACAATCGTCACCCTTTGCCTACCCAAAACTATTCAATAA
- a CDS encoding response regulator, with translation MIQLLVVDDHVVVRSGLIALLDGKNDIHIVGDAADGDEAIAKAQELKPDVVLMDFSMPPGKDGLTATAELKKLMPDVSILILTMHDDEEYLFRAIHAGASGYILKSAPHEELLAAIRSVAEGSAYLYPSATKRLMSEYLDKAKQENAGPYDTLSEREKEILSWIAKGYANKEIAEHLVISVKTVESHKSNLMEKLGLRTRPELVKFAMKKGLLNFE, from the coding sequence GTGATTCAATTATTAGTGGTTGACGACCATGTTGTCGTACGCTCCGGGCTGATCGCCCTGCTTGACGGAAAGAATGACATACATATTGTTGGAGACGCGGCTGATGGCGACGAAGCTATTGCCAAGGCACAAGAGCTGAAGCCCGATGTCGTATTAATGGATTTTAGCATGCCGCCAGGTAAAGACGGTCTGACCGCTACCGCTGAATTGAAGAAATTAATGCCAGATGTCTCGATTCTGATACTGACCATGCATGACGATGAAGAATATCTGTTCCGTGCCATCCACGCGGGAGCATCCGGATATATTCTCAAGAGCGCGCCGCATGAAGAATTGCTCGCCGCTATTCGCTCCGTAGCTGAGGGTAGCGCCTATCTGTACCCAAGTGCGACCAAGCGGCTGATGAGTGAATACCTGGACAAAGCAAAGCAGGAGAACGCCGGACCGTATGACACATTATCGGAGCGGGAGAAGGAGATCTTGTCCTGGATTGCCAAAGGTTATGCCAACAAGGAAATTGCTGAACATCTGGTGATCAGTGTCAAAACGGTCGAATCTCACAAAAGCAATCTGATGGAGAAGCTTGGCCTCCGTACCCGACCTGAACTGGTGAAATTTGCGATGAAAAAGGGGCTGTTGAACTTTGAGTAG
- a CDS encoding GAF domain-containing protein, with product MHDELPSGIQEMIDGLRLNTSSDFCGLACLSGTMLRWKYTSGASNERVKRMEMRPGQDLVGTALRTGRTALSDTQSTGEHTPGRCPLMLAERLVCAIAVPVFQQGSVPGAVLLLGSRLPCTFSPKMVRQTEQVAIQLQPKLYG from the coding sequence ATGCATGATGAACTGCCATCTGGCATTCAGGAGATGATCGACGGCCTGCGCCTGAATACCTCCAGCGATTTTTGCGGACTGGCCTGTCTGTCCGGGACGATGCTGCGCTGGAAGTATACATCCGGCGCCAGCAACGAACGGGTGAAACGCATGGAGATGCGTCCCGGACAAGACCTGGTTGGCACAGCGCTTCGGACTGGACGCACTGCGCTATCTGATACACAATCCACCGGGGAACATACACCCGGCCGTTGCCCGTTAATGCTTGCGGAGCGGTTGGTGTGTGCCATAGCAGTGCCTGTGTTCCAGCAAGGAAGTGTTCCTGGCGCCGTGCTGCTCCTTGGCAGCAGATTACCCTGCACGTTCTCACCGAAGATGGTCCGTCAGACCGAACAGGTCGCTATACAGCTGCAGCCCAAACTGTATGGATAA
- a CDS encoding Crp/Fnr family transcriptional regulator: MGTVFTERATQAAQQEQTEASKMTRETGGILSFVTAEQWGLIEAKMQPKRVKSGYSLFLEGDEAGYLYYIRSGRVKLTKSTEDGKEIILSIQQSGDLIGEFGGIGGLTHSYSAEMTGKGELGIVSLSDLESVLSKHGDLALKFLQWMALAQRITQSRFRDLLLYGKAGALASTLIRASNSYGRITPDGIVLDMKLNHTELSEMIGATRESVTRMLGAWKEQGTLDTVDGKLMIRDLSALRCMCGCPTFPSCPVELCRL, encoded by the coding sequence ATGGGTACGGTATTCACAGAAAGAGCAACCCAGGCGGCACAACAAGAACAGACGGAGGCGAGCAAGATGACACGTGAGACAGGTGGAATCCTTTCGTTCGTGACAGCTGAACAATGGGGCTTGATCGAGGCGAAGATGCAGCCAAAACGGGTAAAGTCGGGGTACAGTCTCTTTCTGGAAGGCGATGAAGCCGGATATCTGTACTACATTCGTTCCGGAAGAGTGAAGCTGACCAAGTCGACTGAGGATGGGAAAGAAATTATTTTATCGATTCAGCAAAGCGGGGATCTGATTGGGGAGTTTGGCGGGATCGGCGGATTGACTCATAGCTACAGTGCAGAGATGACTGGCAAAGGGGAGCTGGGAATTGTATCGCTCAGTGACTTGGAAAGCGTGCTTAGCAAACATGGTGATCTTGCCTTGAAATTCCTGCAATGGATGGCGCTCGCCCAGCGTATCACCCAATCGCGTTTCCGTGACCTGTTGCTCTATGGTAAGGCAGGTGCGCTCGCATCGACATTGATTCGCGCCAGCAATTCGTATGGCAGAATTACGCCGGATGGCATCGTGCTGGACATGAAGCTGAATCATACCGAGTTATCGGAGATGATTGGTGCCACGCGGGAGAGTGTAACACGTATGCTGGGAGCCTGGAAAGAACAGGGGACGCTGGACACCGTAGATGGAAAGCTGATGATTCGGGATCTGTCAGCCTTGCGCTGCATGTGCGGATGTCCCACATTTCCAAGCTGCCCGGTAGAGCTGTGCCGATTATAG
- a CDS encoding GNAT family N-acetyltransferase, with translation MQLETERLIIRDIVETDWKSIHSYTSMTEVTQHTAWGPNTEEDTQAYVEFVLNLQQTQPREGFELAICLKNEGILIGGVGLHMENTNAEIGYVLNPVYQGKGYAAEAARAMLGFGFNTLGVHRIYAKCRPNNMASEKVMLKIGMQREGLMREHWFYKGKYHDSCLYSILAKEYAGADVVE, from the coding sequence ATGCAATTGGAGACCGAACGACTCATCATCCGGGATATTGTGGAGACCGACTGGAAAAGTATACATAGCTACACATCCATGACAGAAGTTACTCAACACACGGCATGGGGACCGAATACGGAAGAAGATACGCAGGCTTATGTGGAATTTGTGCTGAATTTACAGCAAACACAACCACGTGAGGGCTTCGAACTGGCGATATGCTTGAAAAATGAAGGCATCCTGATCGGCGGTGTTGGCCTCCACATGGAGAATACAAACGCAGAGATCGGTTATGTGCTCAATCCCGTTTACCAGGGAAAAGGATATGCTGCTGAAGCAGCCCGAGCGATGCTTGGCTTTGGCTTCAATACACTTGGCGTACACCGTATTTATGCGAAATGCCGCCCGAACAACATGGCCTCAGAGAAGGTTATGCTGAAGATTGGCATGCAGCGTGAAGGTCTGATGCGAGAACATTGGTTTTACAAAGGGAAATATCATGATTCGTGTCTATATTCGATTCTTGCAAAGGAATATGCGGGCGCGGATGTTGTCGAGTGA